The Streptomyces cyanogenus DNA segment CTGCCCGACGACGTCAGCCGGGTCGCGGTGCGCATGATCCACGCCTGCGGGATGGTCGACCTGGTCCGGGACCTGGCCTACACACCCGCGGTGGTGGCCCGTGCCCGTGCGGCCCTGCGCGCCGGGGCGCCGGTCTTCTGCGACGTCCAGATGGTGGCCAGCGGGGTGACCCGCAGGCGGCTGCCGGCCGGCAACGACGTGCTCTGCACGCTGTCCGACCCGGCCGTCGCGGAGCTGGCCGCGCGGCTGGGCACCACGCGCAGCGCCGCCGCGGTGGAGCTGTGGCGGGACCGGCTGGAGGGTGCGGTGGTCGCCA contains these protein-coding regions:
- a CDS encoding precorrin-8X methylmutase, translated to MTTHVYEKDGAAIYRQSFATIRAEADLAGLPDDVSRVAVRMIHACGMVDLVRDLAYTPAVVARARAALRAGAPVFCDVQMVASGVTRRRLPAGNDVLCTLSDPAVAELAARLGTTRSAAAVELWRDRLEGAVVAIGNAPTALFHLLEMIEAGGPRPAAVIGVPVGFVGAAESKDALAAHPSGLEHLVVRGRRGGSAIAAAAVNAIASEEE